The following are from one region of the Paenibacillus sp. KS-LC4 genome:
- a CDS encoding sugar ABC transporter substrate-binding protein, with the protein MRQRLVMAFVFIFVVACILSGCSGGNEGASGKRSGEGSSGHSDQKVDLTLTMWGSESDKQVMEKRLAIMNKTYPNYNVNVLLVAGEYDQKVQTMIAGGTPPDIMMIAENYQVYASKNQIIPLDDLMTANQFHLNETYSEDVASLMSYDGKHYGMVDRAGAMVVFYNKDLFDKAGVAYPSKDWTQKEMLEAAKKLTVKEAGKTVQWGYYPGSWWPQWMQLVYQNGGSLFDDNNKPTFDTPQVREALQLLNDMNYKYGTSPTPVEIADMGNIGADPLFAQGKIAMETTGFWNMGSLSKVEGINWDISPVWGETNAFFNGLTITKDSAHQEEAFKVIAALTTLEAQMPIIESGQDAPATKAALASDAFLNAEYGGQKINMNAFGESKLYKQPLNPKWNEMMKIIDDKLAPFFFNKTSLDDTVQQIQQGLDKLYK; encoded by the coding sequence ATGAGACAAAGATTAGTGATGGCGTTTGTATTTATTTTTGTAGTTGCATGCATTTTATCAGGGTGCAGCGGTGGCAATGAAGGTGCGTCCGGGAAGAGGAGCGGCGAAGGCAGCAGCGGTCATTCAGATCAGAAGGTAGATTTGACATTAACGATGTGGGGCTCCGAAAGCGACAAGCAGGTGATGGAGAAACGACTTGCGATTATGAATAAAACGTATCCAAACTATAATGTCAATGTGCTGCTTGTAGCAGGCGAGTATGACCAGAAGGTACAGACGATGATAGCGGGCGGCACGCCTCCCGACATTATGATGATTGCGGAAAACTATCAGGTGTATGCAAGCAAAAATCAAATTATTCCGCTCGATGATTTAATGACAGCGAATCAATTTCATCTAAATGAAACATACAGCGAAGATGTTGCCAGCCTCATGAGCTACGATGGCAAGCATTACGGCATGGTGGATCGTGCAGGCGCGATGGTCGTTTTTTATAATAAGGACTTGTTCGACAAAGCGGGTGTCGCGTACCCGTCGAAGGATTGGACGCAGAAGGAGATGCTGGAGGCTGCTAAGAAGCTGACTGTAAAAGAAGCAGGCAAGACGGTGCAATGGGGCTACTACCCGGGCTCGTGGTGGCCGCAGTGGATGCAGCTGGTTTATCAGAACGGCGGGTCATTGTTTGACGATAATAATAAGCCGACCTTTGATACGCCGCAGGTTCGGGAGGCGCTCCAGCTGCTGAATGATATGAATTACAAATATGGCACGTCGCCAACTCCGGTTGAAATTGCAGATATGGGCAATATTGGCGCAGATCCATTGTTCGCTCAAGGCAAAATCGCGATGGAAACGACGGGCTTCTGGAATATGGGCTCCTTGTCCAAGGTTGAAGGCATTAATTGGGATATTTCACCGGTTTGGGGCGAAACGAATGCCTTCTTCAACGGCTTGACGATTACGAAGGATTCCGCGCATCAGGAGGAAGCGTTCAAGGTCATCGCTGCCTTGACGACTCTGGAGGCGCAAATGCCAATTATTGAGAGCGGGCAAGATGCTCCTGCTACGAAAGCAGCGCTGGCTAGCGACGCTTTTCTGAATGCCGAATATGGCGGTCAGAAAATAAATATGAACGCCTTTGGCGAATCCAAGCTGTATAAGCAGCCTTTGAATCCAAAATGGAATGAAATGATGAAAATTATTGACGATAAGCTGGCACCATTTTTCTTCAATAAAACGAGCCTCGACGATACCGTGCAGCAAATCCAGCAGGGACTAGATAAGCTTTATAAATAA
- a CDS encoding LacI family DNA-binding transcriptional regulator translates to MKDITIYDIARETNVSVATVSRVINDTAPVKASTREKIMKVIEKYQFQPNALARSLLKKETGTIAMILPDITNPFFPEVFWGAENAAREKGYTFFLCNTAGEYSRESEYLSILREKRVDGIIFLGGRINLTHCPPALYQEVIELAKLVPIVLVNGHLPKSGLHRIYTDEEAGAALATQHLIDLGHRDIGFIGGMANTSTAQSKIKAVKKKLREHELTLNKDWMKTGEFSLQGGRKLMSEMLDQSQRPTAVLCVNDFAAIGAIKAALEYGLRIPEDISIVGFDDSPLSTAVIPELTTVSQNAKELGELAVETLNLILNHKNPKKQTILQPRLVVRSSTGKWQG, encoded by the coding sequence ATGAAGGACATAACCATATACGATATAGCAAGGGAGACGAATGTGTCTGTTGCAACCGTTTCGCGCGTCATTAATGATACAGCTCCAGTTAAAGCGAGCACGAGAGAGAAAATTATGAAGGTCATTGAAAAATATCAGTTTCAACCCAATGCTTTAGCCCGCAGTTTGCTAAAAAAAGAAACGGGCACGATAGCTATGATTTTGCCGGACATTACTAATCCCTTTTTTCCTGAAGTTTTCTGGGGGGCGGAAAATGCAGCGAGGGAAAAAGGGTACACTTTTTTTCTCTGCAATACAGCCGGAGAATACAGCCGGGAATCCGAATATTTGAGCATTCTTAGGGAGAAGCGTGTGGATGGCATTATTTTTCTGGGCGGCCGGATTAATTTGACCCATTGTCCCCCTGCTTTATATCAGGAAGTGATTGAGCTGGCAAAGCTTGTGCCTATCGTACTGGTGAATGGCCATTTGCCGAAAAGCGGTCTGCACCGCATATATACCGATGAAGAGGCGGGAGCGGCATTAGCCACGCAGCATCTGATTGATCTCGGGCACCGAGATATCGGTTTTATTGGTGGAATGGCAAATACGTCAACGGCACAATCCAAAATTAAAGCGGTCAAAAAGAAGCTGAGGGAGCATGAGCTGACGCTGAACAAGGATTGGATGAAAACCGGAGAGTTTTCCTTGCAGGGCGGCCGGAAATTAATGAGCGAAATGCTGGATCAGTCGCAGCGGCCGACTGCTGTTTTGTGCGTGAACGATTTCGCAGCGATCGGTGCGATTAAGGCAGCTTTAGAGTATGGCCTGCGTATTCCTGAGGATATATCCATCGTCGGCTTCGATGATTCTCCGTTGTCCACGGCGGTTATACCGGAATTGACGACGGTTTCGCAAAATGCGAAAGAGCTTGGGGAGCTTGCAGTAGAGACGCTGAATTTAATATTGAATCATAAAAATCCGAAAAAACAAACGATTTTACAGCCAAGGCTGGTCGTGCGAAGCAGTACAGGGAAGTGGCAGGGCTAG
- a CDS encoding RICIN domain-containing protein, with protein MKKPNKVIPLTLALCLAGSMGSWTTGKSNAATTVSVDPSTQYQTLDGWGTSLAWWGNVVGGWNNTMEDEIVDKIFDPVNGLGFNIVRYNIGGGENPAHNHMDARPGAEMPGFKETEASAYNWLADENQISVLRAAKANGANTFEAFANAAPYWMTINLCASGSADGGNNLKTDYYDDFAAYLTDVVKHFRTSENITFNTVTPLNEPSSTWWKGVQANGAGGNNQEGLHFDVANQQQIISELYNKLSTEGELNYTKISGPEEYNIDSTFSTYNQYDAATKEKISRINTHSYGTRAQELGLKNLAAQQGKKVWISELGNNGTGDRYNIDASMVLSNTILKDLKDLKATGWNYWQAIEDSAGDNNYGLIKANFVGENGYIVTKKYYAMGNYSKYIKQGYKMIGINNGKSLAAYDEASQKLVIVTTNDTTTAQDFTYDLSGFTAVGSGEAVRTSQTENLAPLSISVANKQFTHTAAPRSVTTYVISGAVYTTPAQLTFDPNADYKIVNRNSGKVLSIAGTDKNADGANIQQFTDTGAAYQRWQIVNVGGGSFIIVNRQSGDFMDINGSSVADGALNIQWPNNGGVNQQWKITSTGNGYYKISNQNSGKFLDINSSSLLDGAQSIQWPSNNGNNQQWQIIS; from the coding sequence TTGAAAAAGCCGAATAAAGTTATTCCACTGACACTTGCACTATGCTTAGCAGGTTCAATGGGCAGCTGGACGACAGGGAAGTCGAATGCCGCAACAACGGTTTCCGTAGATCCAAGTACGCAATATCAGACGTTGGACGGCTGGGGCACCTCGCTCGCTTGGTGGGGTAATGTTGTTGGGGGCTGGAACAATACGATGGAGGATGAAATTGTCGATAAAATATTTGATCCGGTCAATGGTCTAGGCTTTAATATTGTCAGATACAATATCGGCGGCGGGGAAAATCCTGCTCACAACCATATGGATGCCAGACCAGGCGCAGAGATGCCGGGGTTCAAGGAAACGGAAGCGAGTGCCTACAACTGGCTGGCGGATGAAAATCAGATCAGCGTATTGAGAGCAGCGAAGGCGAATGGCGCCAATACGTTCGAGGCATTTGCCAATGCTGCTCCCTACTGGATGACGATTAACCTTTGTGCTTCAGGCAGCGCGGATGGCGGCAATAATTTGAAGACGGATTATTATGATGATTTTGCTGCGTATTTAACCGATGTCGTCAAGCATTTCAGAACGTCTGAAAATATTACCTTTAACACGGTTACTCCGCTCAATGAGCCGAGCTCGACTTGGTGGAAGGGCGTTCAGGCGAATGGGGCTGGCGGAAACAATCAGGAGGGCCTGCATTTTGATGTGGCGAACCAGCAGCAGATCATTAGTGAGCTGTACAATAAGCTGTCCACAGAAGGAGAGCTGAACTACACGAAGATCAGCGGGCCAGAGGAATACAATATCGACAGCACCTTCAGCACTTATAATCAATACGATGCCGCAACGAAAGAAAAAATTTCCCGCATTAATACGCATAGCTACGGAACGAGAGCGCAGGAGCTGGGCCTGAAAAATCTCGCTGCGCAGCAGGGGAAAAAGGTGTGGATTTCCGAGCTTGGCAATAACGGTACTGGGGATCGCTACAATATTGATGCCAGCATGGTTCTTTCCAATACGATTTTGAAGGATTTAAAGGATTTGAAGGCGACGGGCTGGAACTACTGGCAAGCGATTGAGGATTCTGCGGGCGACAACAACTACGGCCTAATTAAGGCCAATTTCGTTGGAGAGAACGGCTATATTGTAACGAAAAAGTATTATGCGATGGGCAACTACAGCAAATATATTAAACAAGGCTACAAAATGATCGGCATTAATAATGGGAAGTCGCTTGCCGCTTATGATGAGGCATCTCAGAAGCTAGTCATCGTCACAACGAACGATACGACAACGGCGCAGGACTTTACGTATGATTTGTCGGGCTTTACTGCTGTAGGAAGCGGAGAAGCGGTACGGACATCGCAAACGGAAAATCTTGCTCCACTCAGCATCTCGGTTGCGAATAAACAATTTACGCATACGGCAGCGCCGAGGTCGGTCACGACCTATGTCATTTCTGGCGCCGTATATACAACGCCTGCACAGCTCACCTTTGATCCAAACGCTGATTACAAAATTGTAAACCGCAATAGTGGAAAAGTGTTGTCGATAGCCGGTACGGATAAAAACGCGGATGGAGCAAATATTCAGCAGTTCACGGATACGGGAGCAGCGTATCAAAGATGGCAAATCGTCAACGTAGGTGGTGGCTCCTTCATAATCGTTAATCGTCAAAGCGGTGATTTTATGGATATTAATGGTTCCTCAGTCGCTGACGGAGCTTTAAATATTCAGTGGCCGAACAATGGCGGAGTTAATCAGCAATGGAAAATTACGAGCACTGGCAATGGATATTATAAAATAAGCAATCAAAACAGCGGCAAATTTTTAGATATTAATAGCAGCTCGCTGCTTGATGGTGCGCAAAGCATCCAATGGCCGTCCAATAATGGAAACAACCAGCAATGGCAAATCATTTCATAG
- a CDS encoding response regulator gives MKSVLLVDDEPHIIAALTRHVGWEKLGLRIAGTAANGLQALESYRELKPDLVITDVNMPQMNGLALVEALRQEDAGLPIVILSGFDEFENARQAMRWGVHHFLLKPAAVTEIEGVLAEIMCELDLQAEKLRLEEHYKLELDRLLPYLRERLFTELLTTRYQPHELHEERLAYLNIPSPKQAAVVSLQLTRPALLTKLKERDWQLLKFGANNIIREMLAGKMADTPIYGYAIDYSDRLFVLILMSEQAQAEELYLVCEELAYSLTEKITALLKLEATAGIGSVRSSLHELIDSYLESRVALEAAEFQGTSQVYPYAEWAQLDTTYDQYAPLLKQWNEALTGKDLERAAHQWEAIYNQLQKEASGSLTDIQTICVGLFSSLTFFWNEAFAQHQPPRTLSQFLQGIQQHLTLGSLVRWMNELVEEWLQSAAQEISGRKSNRLVDSVKQYVAANFSQEISFAAIAKELFVHPKYLSQLFKRVTGQNFVHYLNDYRIHKAIDYLQSGHHMVYEVSEMVGFNNPTYFSQVFKMSTGKSPSDYFRV, from the coding sequence ATGAAATCAGTGCTTCTTGTAGATGATGAGCCGCATATTATTGCGGCGCTGACGCGGCATGTAGGCTGGGAGAAGCTGGGGCTGCGAATCGCGGGCACGGCTGCGAATGGCTTGCAGGCGCTGGAGAGCTACCGCGAGCTGAAGCCGGATCTCGTTATTACGGATGTGAATATGCCGCAGATGAACGGGCTTGCGCTTGTTGAAGCGCTGCGGCAGGAGGATGCGGGCTTGCCGATTGTGATTTTGAGCGGCTTCGATGAGTTTGAAAATGCGCGGCAGGCGATGCGCTGGGGCGTGCATCATTTTTTGCTGAAGCCTGCTGCTGTTACGGAAATCGAAGGCGTACTCGCTGAAATTATGTGCGAGCTGGACTTGCAGGCGGAGAAGCTGCGGCTGGAGGAGCATTACAAGCTGGAGCTTGACCGGCTGCTGCCGTATTTGCGCGAGCGCTTGTTCACTGAGCTGCTGACGACTCGGTATCAGCCGCATGAGCTGCACGAGGAGCGGCTTGCTTATTTAAACATACCTTCGCCAAAGCAGGCGGCGGTCGTGAGCTTGCAGTTGACGCGCCCCGCGCTGCTTACAAAGCTGAAGGAGCGGGACTGGCAGCTGCTCAAATTCGGCGCGAACAACATCATTCGTGAAATGCTGGCAGGTAAAATGGCTGACACTCCAATTTACGGCTATGCGATTGATTACTCCGATCGGCTGTTCGTACTTATTCTGATGTCCGAGCAGGCGCAGGCGGAGGAGCTGTACCTGGTATGTGAGGAGCTCGCCTACAGCTTGACGGAGAAAATAACGGCGCTGCTTAAGCTGGAGGCTACCGCAGGCATTGGTTCGGTGCGAAGCAGCCTGCATGAGCTGATTGATTCGTATTTGGAAAGCCGCGTGGCACTGGAGGCGGCGGAATTTCAGGGTACAAGCCAGGTGTATCCTTATGCAGAATGGGCACAGCTGGATACGACGTATGACCAATATGCGCCTCTGCTTAAGCAGTGGAATGAGGCGCTGACAGGCAAGGATTTGGAGCGGGCAGCCCACCAGTGGGAAGCGATTTATAATCAGCTACAAAAGGAAGCGAGCGGCTCGCTTACGGATATTCAGACAATATGTGTCGGCTTGTTCAGCTCGCTGACTTTTTTCTGGAATGAGGCGTTCGCCCAGCATCAGCCGCCCCGCACGCTGTCGCAATTTTTGCAGGGCATCCAGCAGCATTTGACGCTTGGCAGCCTAGTGCGCTGGATGAATGAGCTGGTGGAGGAATGGCTGCAAAGCGCGGCGCAGGAAATTTCCGGCCGAAAAAGCAATCGGCTTGTCGATAGCGTGAAGCAGTATGTTGCGGCGAATTTCAGCCAGGAAATTAGCTTTGCAGCCATCGCCAAGGAGCTGTTCGTGCACCCGAAATATTTAAGCCAGCTGTTCAAGCGGGTAACAGGGCAAAACTTTGTGCATTATTTGAATGATTACCGTATTCATAAAGCGATCGACTATTTGCAGTCGGGCCATCATATGGTGTACGAGGTCAGCGAAATGGTCGGCTTCAATAATCCAACCTATTTCAGCCAAGTGTTCAAAATGAGCACGGGGAAAAGCCCCTCGGATTATTTTAGAGTGTGA
- a CDS encoding YhgE/Pip domain-containing protein, which produces MRNIWNIYKTDWLHILRVPTGIFLILAIILLPGLYDWVNIKSVWDPYSNTQGIKIAVTSLDAGADVQGKTVNIGQELVASLQKNEKLGWTFVGEEEAMAGVEKGIYYASLLIPADFSAKITGIIEGKIERPEVIYTVNEKVNAIAPKITGSGVSAITKQINEGFTEAVSEAVLTKLKEAGVEIEAELPTIRKVENGIFSLESHLPEIEAAGQKVLDIEGKLPEINEKAQKIIELQQKLPEINAAAQYVLKLQQYWPKISDAASEVLVIQEKLPEIQKAAQRIQEVDAHFDRVSEVVDTALDKTNTALGIVTTAEEQLPKLEALGGDAIAFADGLNDFLASSQDAFQTISPTLKQNLLLIKQIADAAELLTARLQEADLSKLPTSAEVQALSDRLSTAAGVIGNITNVLSTIISHLPDGQLGGTIGRLSSLEDKLNTQAQLLGIIKEAMDRGTAPPEEIVARLHAVTEQVSSDLGYVLEHYDSEIVPAITEGLSKLQQLGAAASDVLQTAKSKLPDIAELLKAAREGLTFGQQELLRIQAELPEIRTKVHEIATTLQSKTDAFVNAINTAAPFIRNDLPAIGKKIDAAAAFVQNDLPEAEKELAKLADFVKYQLPELTASVKRVAGLVRDDLPQLEEAIRKAADKLREVKADNSFAELAKLLRGDIKKESEFLASPVLIKENQLYAIPNYGSAMSPFYGVLSLWVGATLLISLLRSEADNPSGSYRGYQLYLGRLGTFLTIGLLQALCVTLGDFFILGAYVADKLWFVLFAMLVSVVFVTITYTLLSVFGNAGKGIAIIFMVFQFSSSGGTFPISMTSPFFQALNPFMPFTYAISLLREAVGGILRETVLKDVLFLLGFIAISLFIALVLKRPLSSIIKRSSDNAKKTKIIA; this is translated from the coding sequence ATGCGCAATATTTGGAATATTTATAAAACAGATTGGCTCCATATTTTACGGGTGCCTACCGGCATTTTTCTTATTTTAGCAATCATATTGCTCCCTGGCTTGTACGATTGGGTCAATATTAAGTCGGTGTGGGACCCTTACAGCAACACGCAAGGTATAAAAATTGCCGTCACGAGCCTCGATGCGGGAGCGGATGTTCAAGGCAAGACCGTTAATATCGGTCAGGAGCTAGTGGCAAGCTTGCAAAAAAACGAGAAGCTGGGCTGGACGTTCGTAGGTGAGGAGGAAGCGATGGCTGGTGTTGAAAAAGGCATCTATTATGCCAGCCTGCTTATACCAGCCGACTTCTCAGCCAAAATAACGGGCATTATCGAAGGTAAAATCGAGCGGCCGGAAGTCATTTATACGGTCAATGAAAAGGTGAACGCCATTGCGCCGAAAATTACCGGCTCCGGCGTTTCCGCAATTACGAAGCAAATTAACGAAGGCTTCACAGAAGCTGTCAGCGAAGCCGTACTGACGAAATTGAAAGAGGCGGGCGTAGAAATTGAAGCGGAGCTGCCGACCATTCGCAAAGTCGAGAACGGTATTTTCAGTCTGGAAAGCCATTTGCCTGAAATTGAAGCGGCTGGACAGAAGGTACTGGATATCGAGGGCAAGCTGCCAGAAATCAACGAGAAGGCGCAAAAAATAATTGAGCTTCAGCAGAAGCTGCCGGAAATAAATGCTGCTGCGCAATATGTGTTAAAGCTCCAGCAATATTGGCCGAAAATCAGCGATGCCGCATCAGAGGTGCTCGTCATTCAGGAGAAGCTTCCTGAAATTCAGAAGGCGGCACAGCGCATTCAGGAGGTCGATGCCCATTTCGACCGCGTGAGCGAGGTGGTCGACACGGCGCTGGATAAAACGAATACAGCGCTCGGCATTGTGACGACGGCTGAGGAGCAGCTGCCGAAGCTTGAAGCGCTGGGTGGAGACGCGATCGCTTTTGCAGATGGACTGAACGATTTTTTAGCGTCGAGCCAGGATGCCTTTCAAACCATTAGCCCGACCTTGAAGCAAAATTTGCTGCTGATCAAGCAAATTGCTGATGCTGCCGAGCTGCTGACAGCAAGGCTGCAGGAGGCGGATCTTAGCAAGCTGCCGACTTCGGCGGAGGTGCAGGCGCTCTCGGATCGGCTCAGTACGGCAGCAGGTGTAATCGGCAACATAACTAATGTGCTGTCGACGATTATCAGCCATTTGCCGGACGGGCAGCTAGGCGGAACTATTGGACGGCTGAGCAGTCTTGAAGATAAGCTGAATACGCAAGCTCAGCTGCTTGGCATCATTAAGGAAGCGATGGACCGGGGAACCGCGCCGCCAGAGGAAATTGTAGCGCGGCTCCACGCGGTAACGGAGCAGGTGAGCAGCGATCTTGGCTACGTGCTGGAGCATTACGACAGCGAAATCGTGCCCGCGATTACCGAAGGCTTGAGCAAATTGCAGCAGCTTGGAGCGGCAGCGTCCGATGTGCTGCAAACGGCGAAGAGCAAGCTGCCGGATATCGCGGAGCTGCTCAAGGCTGCGCGTGAAGGGCTGACGTTCGGGCAGCAGGAGCTGCTCCGCATTCAAGCAGAGCTGCCGGAAATCCGCACGAAGGTGCATGAAATAGCGACGACTTTGCAAAGCAAGACGGATGCCTTCGTAAATGCGATCAACACAGCAGCGCCGTTTATCCGCAATGATTTGCCTGCTATCGGCAAAAAAATCGACGCAGCCGCAGCTTTTGTTCAGAACGATTTGCCTGAGGCGGAAAAAGAGCTGGCTAAGCTCGCCGATTTTGTCAAATACCAGCTTCCGGAGCTTACGGCCAGCGTGAAGCGCGTTGCCGGACTTGTCCGCGACGATCTGCCGCAGCTGGAGGAAGCGATTCGTAAAGCGGCGGACAAACTGCGCGAAGTAAAGGCTGACAATAGCTTTGCTGAGCTTGCGAAGCTGCTGCGCGGAGATATTAAGAAGGAAAGCGAGTTTTTAGCAAGTCCTGTGCTGATTAAGGAAAATCAGCTGTATGCGATTCCTAACTACGGCTCGGCGATGTCGCCCTTTTACGGCGTGCTGTCGCTTTGGGTAGGAGCCACGCTGCTTATCTCGCTGCTCCGCTCGGAGGCAGACAATCCCAGTGGAAGCTATCGCGGCTACCAGCTGTATTTGGGGCGCCTTGGCACCTTTTTAACGATTGGACTATTGCAGGCATTATGCGTAACGCTGGGAGACTTTTTTATTTTAGGCGCATACGTTGCAGATAAGCTGTGGTTTGTATTATTCGCGATGCTCGTCAGCGTCGTATTTGTCACCATTACGTATACGCTGCTGTCAGTGTTCGGCAATGCGGGCAAGGGAATTGCGATTATTTTTATGGTGTTTCAATTTTCCAGCTCAGGCGGGACGTTTCCGATCAGCATGACGTCGCCTTTTTTCCAGGCGCTGAATCCGTTTATGCCATTTACGTATGCGATTAGCTTGCTGCGCGAAGCGGTGGGCGGCATTTTGCGGGAAACGGTGCTGAAGGATGTACTGTTCCTGCTCGGCTTTATCGCCATTAGCCTTTTCATTGCCCTCGTGCTCAAGCGCCCGCTTAGCAGCATCATTAAGCGCTCGTCCGACAATGCGAAGAAGACTAAAATTATAGCCTAG